The proteins below come from a single Prochlorococcus marinus str. MIT 9215 genomic window:
- a CDS encoding ABC transporter ATP-binding protein/permease, giving the protein MNKAVNNKSKIFHQLQKLRKLSQPFFLPIDQCNGFQFIWLLISLLFCVGGVVLVGLTGIISFFESFQPIFLEKYFGGVVSTINSIWAGSWGLLFSALFLIGSGSFFSLRRQLKNRRWLHWLFLAIIVLMLLAVNGINAGIGFIARDLTNALVEKQEDGFYRILGIYACCFAVALPIRVSQIFFTYKLGIIWREWLSKSLVKDYMTNKAYYQLNPNDEEQTDVDNPDQRITDDTRAFTGQSLSFTLGIFDALLTFSLNILILWSISTTLTFSLFGYATFATSILLIAGKNLVKIDFDQLRYEADFRYGLVHIRDNAESIAFYSGENPERSETERRLGEVVRNFNLLIIWRVIIDVMRRSINYAGNFFPYLIMAIPYFKGDIDYGRFIQASFAFGMVEGSLFFIVNQIEELAKFTAGIGRLEGFQSKVESISQTNPTNNQNIVSDYPSILINNADLCPPGSNKTIIKNLNLSIDNNQSLLVVGPSGCGKTSLLRMISGLWEPDHGIIKKPKIGELLFIPQKPYMLLGSLREQLCYPTEVKKFSDEHLTSVLHEVNLKTLVDRYPNLDIKQDWPRILSLGEQQRLAFARLLLNSPRFAVLDEATSALDIDTEKKLYSLLKERELSLISVGHRPSLKDFHENILELNGKGDWKLLTSDKYNFKD; this is encoded by the coding sequence ATGAATAAAGCAGTTAATAATAAATCTAAAATATTTCACCAATTACAAAAATTAAGGAAACTATCTCAGCCATTTTTTCTTCCAATAGATCAATGTAATGGATTTCAATTCATATGGCTTTTGATTTCTCTTTTATTTTGCGTTGGTGGAGTAGTACTTGTTGGTCTTACTGGAATAATCAGTTTTTTCGAAAGCTTTCAACCAATTTTTCTTGAAAAGTATTTCGGAGGCGTAGTAAGTACTATCAATTCAATATGGGCTGGTAGCTGGGGATTGCTTTTCTCTGCCTTATTTTTAATTGGTTCAGGAAGCTTTTTTAGTTTAAGACGTCAATTAAAAAACCGTAGATGGTTACATTGGTTATTCCTTGCGATAATTGTTTTAATGCTTTTAGCTGTAAACGGAATAAACGCAGGTATTGGATTCATTGCAAGAGATTTAACAAATGCTTTGGTAGAAAAACAAGAAGATGGGTTTTATAGGATATTAGGGATTTACGCTTGTTGTTTCGCTGTGGCTCTACCAATACGTGTTTCCCAAATATTTTTTACATATAAGTTAGGAATAATTTGGAGAGAATGGCTTTCAAAAAGTTTAGTCAAAGATTATATGACTAATAAAGCTTATTACCAATTAAATCCCAATGATGAAGAACAAACCGATGTAGATAATCCTGATCAAAGAATAACAGATGATACCCGAGCTTTTACTGGGCAAAGTCTCTCTTTCACATTAGGTATATTTGATGCCCTACTAACATTTTCTCTAAATATTCTTATTTTATGGAGTATCAGTACAACACTTACTTTTTCTTTATTTGGTTACGCTACATTTGCAACTTCTATCCTTTTAATTGCTGGAAAAAATCTTGTAAAGATTGACTTTGATCAACTCAGATATGAAGCAGATTTTCGATACGGCTTAGTACATATAAGAGATAATGCTGAATCAATAGCCTTTTACTCTGGGGAGAATCCTGAACGAAGTGAAACTGAAAGACGCTTAGGAGAAGTGGTACGAAACTTTAATTTACTAATTATATGGAGAGTAATAATAGACGTCATGAGAAGATCCATTAATTATGCTGGGAATTTCTTTCCATATTTAATAATGGCAATCCCTTACTTTAAAGGTGATATTGATTATGGACGTTTTATTCAGGCAAGCTTTGCATTTGGAATGGTTGAAGGTTCTTTATTTTTCATTGTTAATCAGATAGAAGAACTTGCAAAATTTACAGCTGGAATTGGCAGATTAGAGGGATTCCAATCAAAAGTCGAATCTATTAGTCAAACTAATCCGACAAATAATCAAAACATTGTTTCAGATTATCCCTCAATTTTGATTAATAATGCAGACCTTTGCCCACCAGGATCAAACAAAACAATAATCAAAAATTTAAATTTAAGCATCGACAATAATCAATCACTTTTGGTTGTAGGACCTTCTGGATGTGGAAAAACATCTTTACTAAGAATGATTAGTGGCTTATGGGAACCAGACCATGGAATCATAAAAAAACCAAAAATTGGGGAATTATTATTCATACCTCAAAAACCTTATATGTTACTAGGTTCTTTAAGGGAACAATTATGTTATCCCACAGAAGTTAAGAAATTTAGTGATGAACATCTCACTTCTGTACTTCATGAAGTAAATTTAAAAACTTTAGTAGATCGGTATCCTAATCTTGATATCAAACAGGATTGGCCCCGAATTCTTTCTTTAGGCGAGCAACAAAGATTGGCTTTTGCAAGACTCTTACTTAACTCTCCAAGATTTGCAGTACTTGATGAAGCAACAAGTGCATTAGATATTGACACTGAAAAAAAACTGTACAGTTTACTAAAGGAGCGTGAACTTTCTCTTATTAGTGTTGGACATAGACCTAGTTTGAAAGATTTTCATGAAAATATTTTAGAATTAAATGGAAAAGGAGACTGGAAATTATTGACTTCTGATAAGTATAATTTTAAGGATTAG
- a CDS encoding histidine triad nucleotide-binding protein, with amino-acid sequence MTETTIFSKILNGEIPCEKLHDDEYCIAFNDISAQAPVHFLVIPKKPIVSLSECMLEDVNLLGHLLFIGSKIAKSKNLSNWRTVINTGEESGQTVFHLHIHFLSGRKMKWPPG; translated from the coding sequence ATGACTGAAACTACAATTTTCTCCAAAATACTCAATGGTGAAATTCCATGCGAAAAGCTTCATGATGATGAATATTGTATTGCATTTAATGATATTTCAGCTCAAGCTCCAGTCCATTTTTTAGTGATTCCCAAAAAGCCCATAGTAAGTTTATCTGAGTGTATGTTAGAGGATGTAAATCTATTAGGCCATCTATTGTTTATAGGAAGCAAAATAGCGAAGTCCAAAAACTTGAGTAATTGGAGAACTGTAATTAATACTGGAGAAGAATCGGGACAAACAGTTTTTCATTTACATATACATTTCTTATCAGGAAGAAAAATGAAATGGCCTCCAGGCTAA
- the def gene encoding peptide deformylase — protein MANHFSHLARKSRNNVSTTKVIKEAIDNPPLEIYKLGSKTLRTTAKRISKVDIDTRKLAKEMLQSMYSAKGIGLAAPQVGISKELLVIDINFEDSAAEPLILINPEITAYGSTLNSYEEGCLSIPGVYLNVIRPSTIKLKFRDEMGRPRKMNADGLLARCIQHEVDHLKGVLFVDRVTSKEDLKKELIKEGYKMKDVLPIN, from the coding sequence GTGGCAAATCATTTTTCACATCTGGCAAGAAAATCAAGGAATAATGTTTCTACTACTAAAGTTATAAAAGAAGCCATTGATAATCCACCTTTAGAAATATACAAACTTGGAAGCAAGACTTTAAGAACTACCGCTAAAAGAATAAGTAAAGTTGACATCGATACAAGAAAACTTGCAAAAGAGATGCTCCAAAGCATGTATTCTGCAAAAGGGATAGGTTTAGCAGCTCCTCAAGTAGGTATTAGTAAAGAACTTTTAGTGATCGATATAAATTTTGAAGACTCTGCAGCAGAACCTCTAATTTTAATTAATCCAGAAATCACTGCTTATGGATCTACACTTAATTCTTATGAAGAGGGTTGCTTGAGCATTCCTGGTGTATATTTAAATGTCATCAGGCCATCTACCATAAAATTAAAGTTTAGAGATGAAATGGGAAGACCAAGAAAAATGAATGCTGATGGACTCTTAGCTAGATGTATTCAGCATGAGGTCGACCACTTAAAAGGCGTACTTTTTGTTGACAGAGTAACATCAAAGGAAGACCTAAAAAAAGAGCTAATAAAAGAAGGTTATAAGATGAAAGATGTTCTCCCAATTAATTAA
- a CDS encoding alpha/beta hydrolase family protein has protein sequence MSSMKNHIKHKSEELNKSKNSHRELLLVKNLIFWIEPINAKKDGINAIFVRPFNKKKSRPQNLTGEKFCIKNSFHGYGGMSYKCFEYGENIYIFWIDQLSKSLWTQVFQINNLEYSDNYVLPKGNQKKLTNSIEGNFDGCFCLINKATLIGLIEINKRDFLFSLDIKETNQDLKILKKFNNFAGDLSSNPKGNLLSWIEWGSPYMPWEKNDLFFAEIDVYGQLNKIENFSHKNINKNKNVSFFQPYWISGTLLVCSEDSSGWWNLLFLDVHEIENIFIKKRVERNLIEYGVPQWVSGITFFSGNIKNLFCLAKKENNLIVEQYKDLEFVKEFSTPFTSISDFSVFGKKVLLKGYGSDFLGIIFEIDFAEKVLSNFSEQIFIDHIKECSKPEIFWFKGFEDQSTHSFLYRPLVENFRKPPLLIRAHSGPTLCFDGSYNSEVQYWTSKGFFVAEVNYGGSSGFGKAYRERLNNKWGIVDSHDCKALALELIKLHLVDSDKVVIFGNSAGGLTALNCILCSSIFKAAICKYPVIDLKDMHYYTHRFEKDYLNSLVGDFENNLDDYITRSPINQINKIKKPILLFHGKKDKVISYKQTLKIQEILIRNNKYSEVIFFENEGHGFKNIENKKIVMQKSRDFLNNALNI, from the coding sequence ATGAGTTCAATGAAAAATCACATTAAACACAAAAGTGAAGAACTCAATAAATCAAAAAATTCTCATAGAGAGCTATTACTTGTAAAAAATTTAATTTTCTGGATTGAACCTATAAATGCGAAAAAAGACGGAATAAATGCAATTTTTGTAAGACCTTTTAATAAAAAAAAATCGCGCCCTCAGAATCTTACAGGAGAGAAGTTTTGTATAAAAAACTCTTTTCATGGATATGGAGGTATGTCATATAAATGTTTTGAATATGGTGAAAATATATATATATTTTGGATTGATCAATTATCTAAATCATTATGGACTCAAGTTTTTCAAATTAATAATCTTGAATATTCTGATAATTATGTTTTGCCAAAAGGAAACCAAAAAAAATTAACTAATTCAATTGAGGGTAATTTTGATGGATGTTTTTGCCTAATTAATAAGGCTACTTTAATTGGTTTAATTGAGATAAATAAAAGAGATTTTCTTTTCTCATTAGATATAAAAGAAACAAATCAAGATCTTAAAATACTAAAAAAATTCAACAATTTTGCTGGAGATTTATCTTCTAACCCAAAGGGTAATTTACTTTCTTGGATAGAGTGGGGTAGTCCATATATGCCTTGGGAAAAAAACGATCTTTTTTTTGCTGAAATAGATGTTTACGGTCAATTAAATAAAATAGAAAATTTTTCACATAAAAATATAAATAAAAATAAAAACGTTTCTTTTTTTCAACCCTATTGGATAAGTGGAACTCTTTTAGTATGTTCTGAAGATAGTTCTGGATGGTGGAACTTATTATTTTTAGATGTTCATGAAATTGAAAATATTTTTATTAAGAAAAGAGTAGAGAGAAATTTGATTGAATATGGAGTACCACAATGGGTCTCCGGAATAACATTTTTTTCAGGGAATATAAAAAATTTATTTTGCCTTGCAAAAAAAGAAAATAATTTAATAGTGGAACAATATAAAGATCTTGAATTCGTTAAAGAATTTTCTACTCCTTTTACCTCAATAAGTGATTTCAGCGTTTTTGGGAAAAAAGTTCTTTTAAAAGGTTATGGATCTGATTTTTTGGGAATTATATTTGAAATTGATTTTGCAGAAAAAGTTTTATCAAATTTTTCTGAGCAGATTTTTATTGATCATATAAAAGAATGTTCAAAACCTGAAATATTTTGGTTTAAAGGTTTTGAAGATCAATCTACTCATTCTTTTCTTTATAGGCCTCTTGTTGAAAATTTTAGAAAGCCCCCTCTCCTTATTAGAGCTCATAGTGGACCAACTTTATGTTTTGATGGATCATATAATTCTGAAGTTCAATATTGGACGTCGAAGGGATTTTTTGTTGCTGAAGTTAATTATGGAGGATCATCAGGATTTGGCAAAGCATATAGAGAAAGGTTGAATAATAAGTGGGGTATTGTTGATTCTCATGATTGCAAAGCACTAGCACTTGAATTAATTAAATTACATCTAGTTGATAGTGATAAAGTAGTAATTTTTGGTAATAGCGCAGGTGGGTTAACTGCTCTGAATTGTATATTATGCAGCTCTATTTTTAAAGCAGCAATTTGTAAATATCCTGTTATCGATTTGAAGGATATGCATTACTACACTCATAGGTTTGAAAAAGATTATTTAAATTCTTTGGTAGGAGATTTTGAAAACAATCTTGATGACTACATAACTAGATCGCCAATAAATCAAATTAATAAAATAAAAAAACCTATCTTATTGTTTCATGGGAAAAAAGATAAAGTTATTTCGTATAAACAAACTTTAAAAATTCAAGAAATTTTGATTCGGAATAATAAATATTCAGAAGTTATATTTTTTGAAAATGAAGGGCATGGGTTTAAAAATATTGAAAATAAAAAAATAGTGATGCAAAAATCTCGAGATTTTTTAAATAATGCTTTGAATATTTAA
- a CDS encoding SufS family cysteine desulfurase translates to MKTIQNFPEITKKDFPLLKSNEQIIYLDHAATTQKPIQVLRKIDEYYRKFNANVHRGAHQLSAKATEEFENARFLISKYIKANSTKEIIFTRNATEAINLAARTWGESSLRENDEILLSIMEHHSNIVPWQMVAAKNKCKLKFIGINKDGKLDLDDFKSKLTSRTKLVSLVHVSNTLGCCNPIKEITKLAKQKGSLVLIDACQSLAHQKLDVIDLDIDFLAGSGHKLCGPTGIGFLWSRKEILEKIPPLFGGGEMIQDVFEETSTWAELPHKFEAGTPAIAEAIGLAEAINYINTIGLNEIHEYEKNITKYLFEKLSQIENIEIIGPSPEIDPERASLATFYIKNIHSNDIAEILDSKGICIRSGHHCCQPLHRHIGIKSTARVSMNFTTNKKEIDIFIEKLKDTIDFLKINS, encoded by the coding sequence ATGAAAACAATTCAAAATTTTCCTGAGATAACCAAGAAAGACTTTCCTCTTTTAAAAAGTAATGAGCAAATCATTTATTTAGACCATGCTGCAACTACTCAAAAACCCATACAAGTCTTAAGAAAAATTGATGAATATTATAGAAAGTTTAATGCCAATGTACACAGAGGCGCGCATCAATTAAGTGCTAAAGCAACAGAAGAATTTGAAAATGCAAGGTTTTTAATTAGTAAATATATAAAAGCTAATTCAACAAAAGAAATTATTTTCACAAGAAATGCAACTGAAGCAATCAATTTAGCGGCCAGAACATGGGGTGAATCTTCATTAAGAGAAAACGATGAAATTCTCTTATCAATAATGGAGCATCACAGCAATATTGTTCCATGGCAAATGGTTGCAGCAAAAAATAAATGTAAATTAAAATTTATAGGTATAAATAAAGATGGAAAATTAGATTTAGACGACTTTAAATCAAAACTAACATCTAGAACAAAGCTTGTTAGCCTAGTACATGTTAGTAATACTCTAGGTTGCTGTAATCCGATCAAAGAGATAACTAAATTAGCTAAACAAAAAGGTTCTTTAGTGTTAATAGATGCATGTCAAAGTTTGGCGCATCAAAAACTTGATGTAATAGATCTTGATATAGATTTTTTAGCTGGATCAGGACATAAACTTTGCGGTCCTACAGGTATTGGTTTCCTCTGGTCAAGAAAAGAAATCCTAGAGAAAATTCCACCTCTCTTTGGAGGTGGAGAAATGATTCAAGATGTTTTTGAAGAGACAAGTACTTGGGCAGAGCTACCACATAAATTTGAAGCTGGGACTCCAGCCATTGCAGAAGCAATAGGTCTTGCGGAGGCTATTAATTACATAAACACTATTGGATTAAATGAAATTCATGAATATGAAAAAAATATTACTAAATATTTATTTGAAAAATTAAGTCAAATAGAGAATATTGAAATTATAGGTCCATCGCCGGAAATAGATCCAGAGAGAGCCTCTCTTGCCACCTTTTATATTAAAAATATACATTCAAACGATATTGCTGAAATTCTTGATTCAAAAGGAATATGCATTAGAAGTGGGCATCATTGCTGTCAACCTCTTCACAGGCACATTGGAATTAAATCAACAGCTAGAGTTAGCATGAATTTCACAACCAATAAGAAAGAAATTGACATATTTATAGAAAAATTAAAGGATACTATTGATTTTCTAAAAATAAATTCTTAA
- a CDS encoding SufD family Fe-S cluster assembly protein, whose protein sequence is MEIIEKIKTNKSFNNQTEIQKICLHKLQSSPLPNPKSELWRLSNKSKFSNFLEFAVNEKDSKFDIPYPKESQSTIRLIIGKNCQIKLIEKNYSIQQLCEDELNKYIKEQISSFDQNENWSDLLNLSLSCTKNILGLKINGSKIPPIEIFSHASSNSLNAKTLVIFLEKNCEIELLQVNLGKKNSSLSQSTFFCLEENSCVNHGVISYGENKSNLLNSLNVIQHKNSEYNLGSLHYKFNYARFEISIKQSAGNAKTNIKGMQITKKDEQISTYTKIDFNGPNGFLDQINKSLADDKSHAIFEGSIIVPKIAQKTDASQLSRNLLLSNFAKIDTKPQLEIIADDVKCKHGATISQLNEEELFYMRTRGITLQEASKLQLSSYFQEIISFIPISKERWDLLDKLLNEN, encoded by the coding sequence ATGGAAATTATTGAAAAAATAAAAACTAACAAATCATTTAATAATCAAACAGAAATACAAAAAATCTGTCTACATAAATTACAATCAAGTCCTCTCCCTAATCCAAAAAGTGAGCTATGGAGACTTTCAAATAAATCAAAATTTTCAAACTTTTTAGAATTTGCAGTTAATGAAAAAGATTCAAAATTTGATATACCCTATCCGAAAGAATCTCAAAGTACTATTAGATTAATAATTGGTAAAAATTGCCAAATTAAATTGATAGAAAAAAATTATTCAATACAGCAATTATGTGAAGATGAATTAAATAAATATATCAAAGAACAGATATCCTCTTTTGATCAAAACGAAAATTGGAGTGATCTGCTGAATCTGTCTTTAAGTTGCACGAAGAATATCTTGGGATTAAAAATAAATGGATCAAAAATCCCTCCTATAGAAATCTTTAGTCATGCATCAAGTAATTCTTTAAACGCTAAAACTCTCGTAATATTTTTAGAAAAAAATTGTGAAATTGAACTATTACAAGTAAACCTAGGTAAAAAAAACTCCTCATTATCTCAATCAACATTTTTTTGTTTGGAAGAAAATAGTTGCGTAAATCATGGTGTGATTTCTTACGGTGAAAACAAATCAAATCTATTAAATTCTCTCAATGTAATTCAACATAAAAATAGTGAATACAACTTAGGATCTTTACATTACAAATTTAATTATGCAAGATTTGAAATTAGTATTAAACAATCCGCAGGAAACGCTAAAACCAATATCAAAGGTATGCAAATCACTAAAAAAGATGAACAAATTTCTACATATACAAAAATAGACTTTAATGGCCCTAATGGATTTCTAGATCAAATCAATAAATCACTCGCTGACGATAAATCTCATGCAATATTTGAAGGTTCAATAATAGTTCCGAAAATTGCTCAGAAAACTGATGCTTCTCAATTAAGCAGAAATTTACTTTTATCAAATTTTGCAAAAATAGATACAAAGCCTCAATTAGAAATAATTGCTGATGATGTCAAATGCAAACATGGAGCGACAATTTCGCAATTAAATGAAGAAGAACTTTTTTATATGCGAACAAGAGGGATCACATTACAAGAAGCAAGTAAACTACAATTGAGTTCTTACTTTCAAGAAATAATTTCATTTATTCCCATCTCAAAAGAAAGATGGGATTTGCTTGATAAACTTTTAAATGAGAATTAA
- the sufC gene encoding Fe-S cluster assembly ATPase SufC, with the protein MRSKMKESDPILEVENLSASTDDLPILKGVSLTVYPGEIHAIMGRNGCGKSTLSKIIAGHPSYNITNGNIKFLGENINSLEPEERAQSGIFLGFQYPIEIPGVSNLEFLRVSTNARRKFLNKEELDTFDFEELVKKKLELVKMDHAFLSRSVNQGFSGGEKKRNEILQMALLEPKIAILDETDSGLDIDALRIVASGIKKISNAQTGIILITHYQRLLDEIEPNYVHVMSDGQIIKTGDSNLALELEKKGYEWTDNFIKET; encoded by the coding sequence ATGCGAAGCAAAATGAAAGAATCAGATCCAATTTTAGAAGTTGAAAATCTTTCTGCATCTACTGATGACCTTCCAATTTTAAAGGGGGTTTCACTTACCGTCTATCCTGGAGAAATCCATGCCATTATGGGAAGAAATGGATGTGGCAAAAGTACTCTTTCGAAAATTATTGCAGGACATCCCTCTTATAATATTACGAATGGCAACATAAAATTTTTAGGTGAAAATATCAACTCTCTAGAACCTGAAGAGAGAGCTCAATCAGGAATTTTTCTAGGTTTTCAATATCCAATAGAGATTCCAGGTGTTAGTAATCTTGAGTTTCTTAGAGTTTCAACGAATGCTAGAAGGAAATTCCTCAATAAAGAAGAATTAGATACTTTTGATTTCGAGGAATTAGTTAAAAAAAAGTTAGAACTTGTGAAAATGGATCATGCATTTCTATCAAGAAGTGTGAATCAAGGATTTTCTGGAGGTGAAAAAAAAAGAAATGAAATTCTGCAAATGGCTTTACTTGAGCCCAAGATAGCAATATTAGATGAGACCGATTCTGGTCTAGATATTGATGCTCTAAGAATAGTGGCATCAGGAATTAAAAAAATATCTAATGCACAAACTGGAATTATACTAATTACCCACTACCAAAGATTATTAGATGAAATTGAACCAAATTATGTGCATGTTATGTCAGACGGGCAAATCATAAAAACTGGTGATAGTAATCTCGCTCTAGAGCTTGAGAAAAAAGGTTACGAATGGACTGATAACTTTATAAAAGAGACTTAA
- the sufB gene encoding Fe-S cluster assembly protein SufB, giving the protein MVNENLVKDVVKEPYKYGFVTDIETEKIAKGLNEDIIRLISQKKEEPKYLLDFRLKAFKKWQKMDEPDWAGLGYKQIDYQDIIYYSAPKQKEKISSLDEVDPKLLETFDKLGIPLTEQKKLTNVAVDAVFDSVSIATTFREELAEHGVIFCSISEAVKNHSDLIEQYLGTVVPASDNYFAALNSAVFSDGSFVYIPKGVTCPMDLSSYFRINSGDSGQFERTLIIAEESSSVSYLEGCTAPMFDTNTLHAAVVELIALDDASIKYSTVQNWYAGDEEGIGGIFNFVTKRGKCLGKRSKISWSQVETGSAITWKYPSCLLLGEESVGEFYSVALTNNLQQADTGTKMIHIGPKTKSTIVSKGISAGNSINSYRGLVKMGTKATGSRNYSQCDSMLIGDQASANTFPYIKSQQPNSEIEHEASTCRISEDQLFYLQSRGIEFEEAVSMMVSGFCRDVFNQLPMEFAAEADKLLALKLEGSVG; this is encoded by the coding sequence ATGGTCAACGAAAATTTAGTTAAAGATGTAGTAAAAGAACCCTACAAATATGGCTTCGTTACTGATATTGAAACTGAAAAAATAGCAAAGGGATTAAATGAAGACATAATAAGATTAATTTCTCAGAAAAAAGAAGAGCCAAAATACCTCCTTGACTTTAGATTAAAAGCCTTTAAAAAATGGCAAAAAATGGATGAACCTGATTGGGCAGGATTAGGATATAAACAAATCGATTATCAAGATATAATTTATTACTCTGCCCCCAAGCAAAAAGAGAAAATTTCTAGTTTAGATGAAGTTGATCCCAAACTTCTTGAGACTTTTGACAAACTGGGAATACCTCTTACTGAGCAAAAAAAACTCACAAATGTAGCAGTAGATGCTGTTTTTGATAGTGTTTCTATAGCTACAACTTTTAGAGAAGAACTTGCTGAACATGGCGTTATATTTTGCTCAATCAGTGAAGCAGTAAAAAATCACTCGGATTTGATTGAACAATATTTAGGAACAGTAGTTCCAGCTAGTGATAATTATTTTGCAGCACTAAATTCTGCTGTTTTTAGTGATGGTTCTTTTGTTTATATCCCAAAAGGTGTTACCTGTCCTATGGATCTATCTTCCTACTTTAGAATTAATAGTGGAGATTCAGGACAATTCGAGAGAACACTAATCATTGCAGAAGAATCAAGTTCTGTAAGTTATCTTGAAGGTTGTACAGCTCCAATGTTTGATACAAATACCCTACATGCAGCAGTTGTAGAACTTATAGCATTAGATGATGCCTCAATAAAATATTCAACAGTTCAAAATTGGTATGCTGGGGATGAAGAAGGTATTGGTGGAATTTTTAATTTTGTCACCAAGAGAGGAAAATGTTTAGGTAAGAGAAGTAAAATTAGCTGGTCTCAAGTTGAAACAGGGTCTGCAATTACATGGAAATATCCTAGCTGTCTTCTTTTAGGGGAAGAATCTGTAGGAGAATTTTACTCAGTAGCGCTCACCAATAATCTCCAGCAAGCAGATACCGGCACAAAAATGATCCATATTGGTCCTAAGACCAAATCAACTATTGTTAGCAAAGGTATTAGTGCAGGTAATTCAATAAATAGCTACAGAGGCCTTGTCAAAATGGGGACAAAAGCTACAGGTTCAAGAAATTATAGTCAATGCGATTCAATGTTAATAGGGGATCAAGCTTCTGCAAATACATTTCCTTACATTAAATCTCAACAGCCCAATTCTGAAATTGAGCATGAAGCAAGCACATGTAGAATCTCAGAAGATCAACTTTTTTATCTCCAAAGCAGAGGCATAGAATTTGAGGAGGCAGTATCTATGATGGTCAGCGGTTTTTGCAGAGATGTATTTAATCAATTACCTATGGAATTTGCTGCTGAAGCAGATAAGTTACTGGCACTTAAACTAGAGGGATCAGTAGGTTAA
- a CDS encoding DUF4912 domain-containing protein, which yields MADGIMNKDQLLSLTLRQLRQEASKLSVPLYSRKTKAVLVELILKYQEKSSDKTYKSSPNPKFEETFESNTLISSEEVKTNVVFLPRDPDWAYVFWQISDSDREKAQSLGANKLCLRLFDASGSEGSNLNQGTLREIAVDSYSTEWYLPIPLADRDYKVELGYKYGFNWMSLAFSSVSHVPASHPSEQILDKFVPFNLDSTSESIPDISNPVVSEQNGMHERLYQAATNIPLRRKVGSEEFMENVNSTSLNDNLTDSGAGKWSSGLNDSGSGIVKNRSFWLVADAELIVYGATEPSAKLTIGGEDVPLAADGTFRIQVPFRDGTQKYDIQAIDISGEQEKRISMKFDRTTPLDDTNEKDNAETEWF from the coding sequence GTGGCTGATGGGATCATGAATAAAGATCAATTACTCTCACTTACCCTCAGACAATTACGTCAAGAAGCAAGTAAATTATCAGTACCGCTATATAGCCGTAAAACAAAAGCTGTTCTAGTTGAATTAATACTTAAGTATCAAGAAAAATCTTCAGATAAAACTTATAAAAGTTCACCTAATCCAAAATTTGAAGAAACTTTTGAGTCCAATACTTTAATTAGTAGTGAAGAAGTTAAAACAAATGTAGTATTCTTACCCCGAGATCCTGATTGGGCGTATGTTTTTTGGCAAATTTCTGATTCCGATAGAGAAAAAGCACAATCTTTGGGAGCAAATAAATTATGTTTACGATTATTTGATGCATCTGGTTCAGAAGGGAGCAACTTGAATCAAGGAACACTAAGGGAGATAGCAGTTGATAGTTACAGTACAGAGTGGTACTTGCCAATTCCACTTGCAGATAGAGATTATAAAGTCGAATTAGGTTATAAATATGGCTTTAACTGGATGTCACTAGCATTTTCTTCTGTAAGCCACGTTCCTGCCTCTCATCCTTCTGAGCAAATTCTTGATAAATTTGTACCTTTTAATTTGGATTCTACTTCTGAGTCAATACCAGATATTTCAAATCCTGTTGTTTCAGAACAAAATGGTATGCATGAAAGATTATACCAAGCAGCAACTAATATTCCTCTCAGAAGAAAAGTTGGTTCTGAAGAATTCATGGAAAATGTAAATTCTACAAGCCTTAATGATAATCTCACAGACTCAGGTGCTGGTAAATGGTCATCAGGTTTAAATGATTCTGGAAGCGGAATTGTTAAAAATAGATCTTTTTGGCTAGTCGCCGATGCTGAATTAATCGTTTATGGAGCTACAGAACCTTCTGCAAAACTAACAATAGGTGGAGAAGATGTGCCACTTGCTGCAGATGGTACTTTTAGAATTCAAGTTCCATTTAGAGATGGGACACAAAAATATGATATTCAAGCTATCGATATATCTGGTGAGCAAGAAAAAAGGATATCAATGAAATTTGATAGAACTACACCACTTGACGATACAAATGAAAAAGACAATGCTGAGACTGAATGGTTTTAA